One window from the genome of Spartobacteria bacterium encodes:
- a CDS encoding nucleotidyltransferase domain-containing protein: MIAENETGKAAHCGICSDSAYEALCDLFRTNQVSRALVFGSFARGEQSRRSDIDLLLVQETSARFFNRYDTLYERISSLLQPYSVDLLIYTEKELAILSSRKFIQSVLKEGKVIYESETATS, encoded by the coding sequence ATGATAGCTGAAAATGAAACGGGAAAAGCGGCGCATTGCGGGATATGCAGTGATTCAGCGTATGAAGCGCTGTGTGACCTGTTTCGTACCAATCAGGTGTCACGTGCATTGGTGTTTGGCTCCTTTGCCCGTGGGGAACAAAGCCGCCGCAGTGATATTGACTTATTGCTTGTACAGGAAACATCGGCACGTTTTTTCAACCGATATGATACGCTTTATGAAAGAATTTCGTCCTTGCTTCAGCCGTATTCTGTGGATTTATTGATTTATACTGAAAAGGAGCTGGCCATATTGTCTTCGCGGAAGTTTATTCAGTCGGTGTTGAAGGAAGGAAAGGTCATTTATGAGTCAGAAACAGCAACATCATGA